Proteins encoded by one window of Xyrauchen texanus isolate HMW12.3.18 chromosome 24, RBS_HiC_50CHRs, whole genome shotgun sequence:
- the LOC127617786 gene encoding cytochrome c oxidase assembly protein COX20, mitochondrial-like encodes MTEECGKSQGMKTLGIIDIRKNPCARESILHGAGGSLVAGLVHFLATSRVKRSFDIGVAGFMLTTLGSWFYCRYNNAKLRVQQRIIQDGIKNKVMYEGTNLDPARKNRRDE; translated from the exons ATGACGGAGGAGTGTGGCAAGAGCCAG GGCATGAAGACCCTCGGAATCATTGATATTCGGAAAAATCCGTGTGCTCGGGAATCTATTCTCCATGGTGCAGGTGGATCACTAGTGGCAGGATTAGTGCACTTTCTGGCAACAA GTAGAGTAAAGAGGTCGTTTGACATAGGTGTCGCAGGATTCATGCTTACAACACTGGGATCATG GTTTTACTGCAGATATAATAATGCCAAACTACGTGTTCAACAGAGAATCATTCAGGACGGCATAAAGAATAAAGTCATGTATGAAGGGACAAATTTAGACCCCGCACGCAAAAATAGGAGGGACGAGTAA
- the lhb gene encoding lutropin subunit beta, whose translation MLALQNCFLLLFCLVVLTVPVKSAFLPPCEPVNETVAVEKVGCPKCLVFQTTICSGHCLTKEPVYKSPFSTVYQHVCTYRDVRYETVRLPDCPPGVDPHITYPVALSCDCSLCTMDTSDCTIESLQPDFCMTQREEFSSY comes from the exons ATGTTAGCTCTGCAAAACTGCTTCCTCCTCTTATTCTGTTTAGTTGTTCTAACAGTCCCTGTGAAAAGTGCTTTTCTTCCACCCTGTGAGCCGGTGAATGAGACTGTAGCAGTGGAGAAAGTGGGCTGTCCAAAATGTCTGGTGTTTCAAACCACCATCTGCAGTGGCCACTGCTTAACTAAG GAGCCTGTATACAAAAGCCCATTTTCCACTGTATATCAGCATGTGTGCACATACCGAGACGTACGCTATGAGACTGTGCGCTTGCCCGACTGCCCTCCAGGGGTGGACCCTCACATCACCTACCCGGTGGCTCTCAGCTGCGACTGCAGCCTCTGCACCATGGACACCTCCGACTGCACGATCGAAAGCTTGCAGCCTGATTTCTGCATGACTCAGAGAGAGGAATTCTCATCCTACTAA